In Arachis hypogaea cultivar Tifrunner chromosome 2, arahy.Tifrunner.gnm2.J5K5, whole genome shotgun sequence, a genomic segment contains:
- the LOC112759634 gene encoding thaumatin-like protein 1b translates to MLIVISTYFIHHSNITRRNQSPISPTMAIIITRVIALFFLGFAFLACVAQGARVTFKNKCQYTVWPGTLTGSQKAQLSQTGFTLAPGATNSLNLPSSWSGRFWGRTGCSNNGGRFTCATGDCGTGQVACNGNGGATPATLVEITVASNGGQDFYDVSNVDGFNLPLSVSTQGGRGTCKTSSCPTNINRACPSELQVKGSNGNVVGCKSACVAFGKPEYCCTGSHNTEKTCPPTNYSKFFKQQCPDAYSYAYDDLRSTFTCSGKPNYTITFCP, encoded by the exons ATGTTAATTGTTATTAGCACATACTTCATACACCATAGCAACATAACAAGAAGAAATCAATCACCAATTTCACCAACAATGGCGATCATCATCACCCGTGTTATTGCTCTCTTCTTCCTTGGTTTTGCATTCCTTGCTTGTG tggcACAAGGAGCTAGGGTTACCTTCAAGAACAAATGTCAATATACTGTATGGCCAGGAACCCTAACTGGTTCTCAAAAGGCGCAATTGTCACAAACTGGTTTTACATTGGCACCTGGAGCAACCAATTCTTTGAACCTTCCATCTTCATGGTCTGGTAGGTTCTGGGGTAGAACTGGTTGCTCCAACAACGGCGGAAGGTTCACTTGCGCCACTGGTGACTGTGGTACTGGTCAAGTCGCGTGTAATGGCAATGGTGGAGCCACACCGGCAACCCTAGTAGAAATTACTGTAGCATCTAATGGTGGACAAGACTTCTACGATGTTAGTAATGTGGACGGATTTAACCTACCTCTTTCGGTTAGCACTCAAGGCGGTAGAGGCACTTGCAAGACCTCGAGTTGCCCGACCAATATTAACCGGGCTTGCCCGAGTGAATTGCAAGTGAAAGGCTCGAATGGAAACGTTGTCGGTTGCAAGAGTGCTTGTGTAGCTTTTGGCAAACCTGAGTATTGTTGCACTGGTAGTCACAACACTGAAAAAACTTGCCCTCCAACAAACTACTCTAAATTCTTCAAACAACAGTGTCCTGATGCTTATAGCTATGCTTATGATGATCTTAGGAGCACTTTCACTTGCTCTGGAAAGCCTAATTATACCATTACATTCTGTCCTTAA